One region of Armigeres subalbatus isolate Guangzhou_Male chromosome 3, GZ_Asu_2, whole genome shotgun sequence genomic DNA includes:
- the LOC134224942 gene encoding LOW QUALITY PROTEIN: negative elongation factor B-like (The sequence of the model RefSeq protein was modified relative to this genomic sequence to represent the inferred CDS: deleted 1 base in 1 codon; substituted 1 base at 1 genomic stop codon), whose translation MSVPPKFPGTGLEEVNVPGQAYLRDALSVGCDDPLKAIENFQLENGILLPSLRPMLPLLDLHGVRRLEFHTSVLEELRNKLIAHINEVGAKEDRERDRKLKELRVKALRPVVMCILRNTSHIDDKYLRILVRDRELYQDTDTEVKRQIWRDNQSLFGDEVSPLLSQYIREKEHILFDHMNLNNLFFTPTPKVRRQGEVVQKLAHMIGNSVKLYDMVLQFLRTLFLRTRNVHYCTLRAELLMALHDLEVQDMISVDPCHKFTWCLDACIREKNVDIKRSRELQGFLDNIKRGQEQVLGDLSMTLCDPYAINFLATSAIKILQHLINNEGLPRDNTILILLLRMLALGLSAXIMIDSQDFKEPKLDSQVVTMFLPALMSLMVDDQVRNLHSKLPPDERESAITTIEHSGPAPDAVEAYIQESSVASILAMYYTLHTARQKDRVGILRVMAILASCKDDRAYEDPFLHSLIALMIPMSEEFANEDFCTGLFDEFLFAGLTRDNVTRHMLKLLWYIHQKLPQGRLQTLMKALQPNAQHHENVHKLYENLQKRAMAVHHEPLPEPMETDFDSPLKSVPMPGSHYV comes from the exons ATGTCTGTACCGCCAAAATTTCCTGGTACCGGTCTGGAAGAAGTCAATGTTCCCGGTCAAGCTTACCTTCGAGATGCGTTATCC GTTGGTTGTGACGATCCGTTGAAAGCCATCGAAAACTTCCAGCTGGAGAATGGTATCCTTTTGCCATCGCTGAGACCGATGCTTCCGTTGTTGGATCTGCACGGTGTTAGGCGACTCGAGTTCCATACGTCagtgctggaggaacttcgaaataAGTTGATTGCCCACATCAACGAAGTGGGTGCCAAGGAAGATCGAGAACGGGACCGTAAATTGAAGGAGCTGCGGGTCAAGGCTTTGCGACCTGTTGTGATGTGCATTTTACGAAACACCAGCCACATCGATGATAAATATTTGCGGATTTTGGTGCGTGATCGCGAACTGTACCAGGACACGGATACCGAGGTTAAAAGGCAAATCTGGCGAGATAATCAGTCGTTATTTGGAGATGAAGTATCGCCTCTCCTATCGCAGTACATTCGCGAGAAGGAGCACATCCTGTTCGACCACATGAACTTAAACAATCTATTCTTTACTCCGACGCCGAAAGTTCGTCGACAAGGAGAAGTTGTCCAAAAGCTAGCCCACATGATCGGAAATAGCGTCAAACTATACGATATGGTTCTGCAATTCCTGCGTACGCTTTTTCTCAGAACTAGAAACGTACACTACTGTACATTGCGGGCCGAACTGCTGATGGCACTGCACGATTTAGAAGTGCAGGACATGATTTCGGTGGATCCATGTCACAAATTTACCTGGTGCTTGGATGCCTGCATCCGAGAGAAAAATGTGGATATTAAAAGATCGCGAGAACTGCAAGGCTTTCTGGATAATATCAAGCGCGGTCAAGAACAAGTTCTGGGTGATCTCTCCATGACGCTGTGTGATCCTTATGCTATCAATTTCTTAGCGACTTCAGCCATTAAAATCCTTCAGCATTTAATCAATAACGAAGGTCTTCCTCGAGACAACACTATTTTGATACTGCTACTGAGAATGTTGGCGCTTGGACTTTCTGCTTGAATTATGATCGATTCACAGGACTTCAAGGAACCGAAATTGGATAGCCAAGTCGTGACAATGTTCCTTCCGGCGCTAATGTCTCTCATGGTAGACGACCAGGTTCGTAATTTACACTCCAAACTACCACCAGATGAGCGCGAGAGTGCCATCacaacaatcgaacattccggtCCCGCTCCGGATGCAGTCGAAGCGTACATCCAGGAAAGCTCTGTAGCTTCAATTCTCGCAATGTATTACACTTTGCACACAGCTCGCCAGAAGGATCGGGTTGGAATTCTTCGAGTCATGGCCATTTTGGCGTCCTGTAAGGATGATCGCGCTTACGAGGATCCGTTCCTACACTCCTTGATCGCACTGATGATTCCAATGTCGGAGGAATTCGCCAACGAGGATTTCTGCACCGGACTGTTCGACGAGTTCTTATTCGCCGGTCTGACGCGGGACAATGTAACCCGGCATATGCTCAAGCTACTGTGGTACATCCATCAGAAGTTGCCCCAGGGACGGCTTCAAACGTTGATGAAGGCATTGCAACCGAACGCTCAGCATCACGAGAACGTGCATAAACTGTATGAGAACCTGCAGAAACGGGCCATGGCAGTCCACCACGAACCACTGCCGGAGCCGATGGAGACGGATTTCGATTCGCCGCTGAAGAGTGTCCCAATGCCGGGATCGCACTACGTTTGA